The genomic interval GCAGATGGCGCAGAGCTCCGCCAGCTTCTTCGCGGCGGCGGCGCCGGCGGAGGAGGAAGAGCCGAACGAGAGCGTGGGCAGCGAGCGGAGGATGCTCTGCGTGATCCCGGGATTGACGGTCCCCGCCCCCGCCAACGGCGCTTGGACGAGCAGGGCGGAGGATTCGGGGGCGGCGACGGCGGGGGATGGCCGAAGGAGTGAGGCGAAGCGGGCGACGAGGGCGAGGCCGACGACGCAGACGAGGGCGCAGAGGAGGGAAGTGATGATCACGATCAGGTCGGTGTCGACGGCGACGGAAGCAGGCGGCTCTGCCGCGGTGAGGTCGCCGGTGTACTGGATAATCCTCAACGGAGATGTCATCGAcagataagaagaagagaaggagaaaggagAGTTCAGTTTATTGGCTTGAAAGGAGGGGAATTGCGTAATTAATATAAGACGGTTGGTAGTGCTGTAGTGCAAATGCACTATTATTAAAGGTTAAAACAAAATGATAATCTTAAAATTATCAACTTGGGTTGGAAAGCTTGTAATGCTCCCTCTTTTGATGGACCAAATCAAGCTTGATTATTATAAGTTAAAGTAATAATATGCAGCCAAATGTGATAGATAGTTTCCCATTATATGTGTAATGGGCATTTTTCATGCAAGGGAATGGCTGGTTGATCAAGAATCGGACAAAAAAATGTATATTATGTGATTTCCTTTTCTCCatgacataaataaataaaagaaataatgacTTTCAATTTTAAGTCtgaaatttgtttttaaaatttatttttaatttctcttGCGTGGCATAATGTTTTATGTTTGATTTTTCTATCAGAGCAATCTATTCTATGatttcagaagaagaagaaacaaaatattaaaatgaaatctttcattttaaaacttctttcatcTTGCATTTATATATAGCTTCTGATTGAGATTATCAGATGTGATGCATGGGTCCTCAGTCTCCAGCTATTCATGGTATTTGAATTTTCACTCAGAATAAAAGTGAAAAATTAGTTCAGCAAGATTTTATCATtggattaaaatattattaatttttccaCTGTCATTTTTTATCAAACATGTGTGGATGTATGCTGATAAAAGATAGGTAAATTGTTCCTTACCTTGAGACTACCCAAAGGTAGGCACTTGaagatttatatattattttgaaaCTTAATCTTACCAATTCATTGGGTTCTCTTTTTCCATTTTAAGAAAATCTTTTGTAGTTGTTATATCGTGCATTTTCTGATGAAAAATTTTAGCCTAAAACTTCATCTTTACTTCATTTATCTTTGTTTTTTCCTCCAGTAACAATAAATTGTCTTTCTTTTAACTACTTTAATTTCCAAGGTGGTGCCTTTTGTTTGCATGTTTCAAGGGTCCTTTCTGGCCCTGCCTTGTTTTAAAATTGTTGTTTGTTTTtgcattttcaatatttttttataagattGTAAATAAGCTAAATATCtataaataaatttgatatttgatttaataaaaatttatttatgttcgtttaatataaataaaattaattaaatgaaaaataattcatttaactaaataaacaaactagaatatatatatatatatatatattcaactcgttaacgtttgtgaataatgttcatgaacaTATTCGTAAAGAACATCcatgaataatattcataaataatatttatgaataatatcCATGAATAATATTATCAATAAAACTTTTATCaacttattaaataaataaaataacttttaaaataaataaataaatttgtattatcaaatctaataattaatcaaataaatttaaaatataaaaattttaaataatgaaACAatctttaattcaaacttaataacAACTAAacgaattaaatttaaattaagtttaaactaagctcaaatttataaaaaaaaataaattaaacttgaataattattttaatgatttaattcattttaccttaattattaaataaatttaaacattgtAAAACTTGAAATGGCTCGATTGATTTACGACCCTAGCTAGCTTTTTTTTGAAACAGGTGAGGtgggagatttatttaaaagttgattattgaatgtgtataaattatattttaagtttattttaaaaatgaaatagagaaaaaaagtgtttatttttaaaatgacatTTTACTAAACCACATCAGGATTCAAAATTACCACTCCGCGTATGTAAACTTTAAAATTCCAAAAACACATTGGTTTTACCATTATACCcctcatgttttatttttttctctattcattaaaaaaaactgTTCTCAACTACATTATCGAATTCAGATTAAAGACCATAgatatattaaaaaaaagtttaaaagcacattaattttcatttaaaatgatttaaaatttccTAACTTCATCAGTCAATTTCTAACAAAAATAACTAATAGACATAGAGAATTTTAAACCATTTCAAATTAAAACCAATGTACTCTACTTAATGTATTTATGTCCttatatttaaatttgactaTGTAAATTAAGAActgtagatttttaaatttacaaaaacttgataaaaattattataaatttattagaGCATTCACAACTCATTTTCATTATAACACCCATcatctcattaaaaaaaaatataaggttcattgtcacatactcattataataaCATATCTCTTTCACTCACGTTCCTTTTAATATTAACcttcattatttattatttattggtCTCACACTCCactcaattatcttaaaattatatcctattaaataaatatatttttaaaatatttaaattattattattttaataataatcgtacttttaaaaattactattttttaaaaaatatattaaaattattttaatatatttattactattaaaaaaatgaaaatacgaGAGAGGGAAGAATGCTTAACATGTTCCCCGTCTCTCTCCTATGGAGAGGGTTGTTAAATGGATATTATAATAcccatttaatattttattatggaTGTCTTTATAAGtcttaagggtgcgtttggttcagggttattcttgataaccttggttatccatccaaggttatcaacaaaaaccttgtttgatttaggtattcgatgattcccaagtaatgttccatgcccgacacgtcagcaaaagggtcatacaACTCGGAATCGGAAAActtcagaaaactaaggtttttcttgattccggggttaacgatttttttttaccaaaaataccttccaataagaaaaaacatgaaaaacaaagagaaaaaatgtaaaaaattattaaaaaaatgtaaaaaaataaaaaaaaaatgttttaaaaaattttaaattttatttttttttaaataaataattttaaaaaatttaaaaaatatattttttaaaaataaaaaataaaaatttaaaaaataaaaaataaaaatttaaaaaatgttaaaaaaaattttttaaaaaataaattttttaaaatttttaaaataaaaaaagtaaaaataaaataaataaataaaaattaaaatttaaaaaatgtaaaaaaataaaaaatataaatataaataatataaaaatataaaaacattaaaaaataaaaaaaaacacataaaaaagtaaaaaaaatataccagaaaaagaaaagtaaaaaaacattaaaaaataaataataataataataatattatgtatagttggttttgtaactgagggtaatacggtaaaatattaaactagggtattcattaaaaccttcaaacaaacaagtttttgttgcattaactaagttgaatcaaacaacatttggttatgttttattccctataaccttggttatgtgattaccaggtaatcacataaccaaggttatacatgatgacttgaaccaaacacaccctaagagTTTTTCCTCTAAATGAGAGGCGTAACTAAAagatattgggtttttgggttgGCCATCGTATGCGCTTTTCAATTTATCCTGATGGCTAGTGGGAAATATCCGTGGACCGAGTCGGTCACTCTTAGGGATAATCAATGAACTTAACTGGGATTATCGTTTCCTTATAAATCCTAGGAGAATGATAGTCACTAATCAATACCATCAATGAGTTCACATGACACCCTTGATTTGAAAAATATcaacattttaaaacttttaaatttttgaatggtGTAGTAGTTCATTGTTCAATTTTGTTTGAAATTAACTCACGGATATAGAGAACTCTGAATCACTTCAAATTAAAATCAATGTACTCTTGAAAACCTCCTTAATTATCTAAATTCGACAACACAAATTAAGAGTAGTAAATTTTTGAACCGGTTGAGAAAAATTTGAGCATGAGAAGAAAAAATTTCAACGTTGAAAGAGAAGCGAGGGGTATAATGTTCATGAGGTGTGTGGGATAAGGTGGGTGCGACAACAAAAACTCTATCTTATCCCATATGCCTTGTGCACACCCAACATATTTTTTCAATTGTgcttaatattataatttaacccttaaatcctaaaaataaaatcttattgaCACaacctaatttttttaaaaaaaaatcaccatTTTTTTACGTGAAggtgtatatatatattgatgCAGCGATAAGGAAGAGTTTACCTGGTACGAGTCAATTGTCATGGTGTAGGTCAAAATCAAGACGGTCAACATCGGAGTTTAAGCAAGGATCGGCGACATCAGAGCGGAAAGAGGTTCATAGGCTAATCGGAGGAATCGTTGTCCGATCGATCATCTGAGTAAACAAGTACAATTAGTCTGATTGGCCAAAGAATAAGCTACACGGGCCGAAATCTCAAGCCGATCTGGCCACCCATCCAACTTGGAGAATGACGTTGGCATTAAACTCTTAATGAAGCAATAAATtgataaaagaggaaaagatggataattaataaaggaaaaagaaaatcaaatagTACATTTCATCTATCATTAAATAAGAAGAAGTCAAGATAAAGATATCCTATATCGGTaatcaatatcattaaacagGGAAAGATGGAGGGTCACTAGAAAAGGTATAAAATGGACACGCCGGGTATGAAGAAAAGCAAGAAAAATCTTTATCCTTAGTATTCACTTTTTTCCTCTCCTGTTTCTAATTTGAACGTCGGAGGATCAACGCCAAAGACCCCTTTCctgattttagttttgttttgcaaaGAGATCTTCATCCAGTCAACGGAACTACCAACTCTCCGATTTTCCAGCTTCGCTCTTTCGGACATAATCATATATAGTTTTAATATATTGCTCATTTTACACTGCACATCTTGTGAGGACCTAGTgtaattgatttattttatttttttaagctttGTATTATTTCAATCAGATAGTGTTTAAGATTTAGGGGTTGAGTTATAAGATtaaatataaaaacaaaattttaaaaaaaaaatagatgcaCATAGATGTGCCGTGTAAAATgaacagtatatatatatatatatataaattgaacACTCAGAATATCATTTTGACTGTGAGTTATATATATACAGTGGGGACATCCAGAATATAATTATTCCGAGTGCACCCAGCTATGAAAGTCGCCCGTACTGGACGTTCAAATTGGGCGTCCAGCATGTTTtttttcctatatatatatatatatatatatatatataatatatatataacaccgagttttagtcacttcacaattcttttttttttcacatcTCTTGCATCATATTTACCCTCTTGTCCCATCAAGGAATTCTCTTCAATAATTGGCGCTTGTGGAAGTTTTAAAAACACATCTAATTTTCATATTTCTCAAAGtagtattaattttaattttatcgctCTCGTGAATcagtattaaatttaaataataacatCACTAGCAGTGGATTTCAAATATCAACACCGAAATGATCCTGATTTAGGATTTGACCTGAAATCCTCTCCAGTTCCGGAAGCTCATGATACATTAATGGATTCATGGTCAATTATCGTAATCAAGGTTCCGAAGCCAGCTGCAGTTCTTGCAACTTGCAGTCCTCTTCTCCAGTCCCAACCTCCCGCTCGTCCTCCCACCTCCCTCTTCCTCACTGCCCAACAATAATGCTTGTGTACTGCCATGGCGCAGCGGGCAAGCACACACGCCCAGTCTGGCAGCGGGTGACTGCCCGAGGAAAGCAAGTTGAGCACAGCTGGTCACTTAGCTGGATCCTCCAATGCCACCTCGATCTACCTACCCTTGTCTCTCACTCCTTAAATTCCCTGCAGTTCCGGCCTTCCCCTCAATGCCCTGCCTCACTAACTCACTCTGCTCACTGCTCTCTATAACTTGACCTCCTCGCACTCGCACTCTCATCACTCAAGCACATCCCTTAGCAGCTCGAGTACTAGCTCCATGGCCCTCGCTAAGCTCTCGCAGTGCCTCGCTCTTCTCTTTCTTCTGCTCGCACTTCGTCATCTCGTTGAGGCATGCACGAACGAAAATTAATTTCGTTCATGAAAATTAATTACTGAATCTTTGTGTGGATTGATTTAATTCGTAGGCGGAGAGCACAGAGACGGCATCCCTGGCTGCGGCGCCATCTCCTGCGACTAAAATTGGTGAGTAGTACAGTGGAAATGTATATATTTGACCTCATTCAGTCCGCAATCATATCGATCAGTTCAGTTGGATGGTCACTGAGCAGAGCTAGTGTCTGTATGTATGTGGGTTTAGACTGTGGAGCAGCGTGCGCTGTGAGGTGCAGCAAGACGTGGAAGCAAAAGATGTGCAAGAAGGTGTGCAGGACCTGCTGCAGCAGGTGCAACTGCGTCCCGCCGGGCACTTCCGTGTACACGCGCCCCGCGTGCCCTTGCTACGCCACCATGACCACACACGGAGGCCGTCTCAAATGCCCATGATTTTGTTTAATTAGTTTCGAATTCTTAATGACTCACGTGGAGTCATCGGATAGTGGTAGAAGTCGAATTGTTATGGGTTTTTGTACGTTCGatgttatattttttttcaataataaGGTGTCAATTTATTGCAGCACTTAGAGGTGACTTTTCAAATATTTATTCCTAATTCTAACGTCGTCTCAAAAGTCAAAATGATGCATGGTAAACCACTTGAAGGGTTGCATGagcaaatttaatattttattcgaTAAgagtttattaaaataaataaatttgaatataatattaaattagatATTTGAGAGGATTTAGGGAGGATTGAGGGGCATTTTCATCATTTTTGACTACTTAGGATTGGCACCGTTTATGTGAAGGAAAAGAAGACTTTCTTTGGCTGGGTTCGTCCGCCGCCACCACAGCCACGCGCCGATGTCACCTTCGCTCTTCGCTCCTCCTCGTAGACGCCGCCGcttcttctctcttttccaaACAACCACGCTACCGCCTGCACCTCCTCTCACGCACGCCACCACGTGACGGCagcccctcttcctctcctctcgtcGACAGCTCCTCTCATCGACAACCCTATCGAGGAGCCCATGCGCCGCCTCTCTTCCACTCCACAGCCCCGGTAGCATCTCTAGCGGCCAGCGCTCTCTAGGACACCGGCTCCAGTGGCCGCCACCTCCAGCGCTCGTTGGCAGCCAAGCGTCATCTCCATCTTTTCCAGCATCTACAACTGTCTACCAGCGGTTTGTTGGAAATAGAAAttacaggaaaagaaaaaaagaattatagaaggaaaaataTGGAAGAGGAGAAATAATTCTATGTGAAAGAGgaatagaagaaaataaaaaatttaacttgttcattcatgaaaaagtacatatttataggcttattggataagcactaatatgagataatcatgatattttttttttaaattctatctccacgaacTCTTATCAAAATTATCAATTCATCAAGTTCTATCTCTATCCTATCTCTAGTCAAGACTTGTCACCTCACCATTCtatctccataaaattttatcaacaacttttatctagaaatcaagtttaatttccaacaccccctcttaaacttgattttatGACTCCAAACAAATATCgcattttgatgaagtcttcaaatttgagtggcttggtaaaaatatcagcaacTTGATCTTGAGACTTTATGTATTCCATTTGCACCTCTTTTCTTGTAATACATTCTCTGATATAGTGAAAGCACGTATCAATGTGCTTGCTTCtatcatggaagactggatttttTGCTAGTGCTATTGTAGACTTGTTATCAACTCGAATCTTGGTTGCCTCTTCTTGTGGTAACCTTAACTCATTCAATAAATTTCTGAGCCAAACAACATGACAAACACATGAAGTTGCAGCCACATACTCCTCTTCACAAGTAGAAAGTGTGACAATAGGCTATTTCTTTGACATTCAAGTGAAAGCTGTATCTCCCATAAAGAATACAAATCCTGTAGTGCTCTTTCTATCATCTATctctccaccccaatcactgtcgttatatccttcaagtttgaagttgttagatg from Zingiber officinale cultivar Zhangliang chromosome 6B, Zo_v1.1, whole genome shotgun sequence carries:
- the LOC121990464 gene encoding gibberellin-regulated protein 2-like, with amino-acid sequence MALAKLSQCLALLFLLLALRHLVEAESTETASLAAAPSPATKIDCGAACAVRCSKTWKQKMCKKVCRTCCSRCNCVPPGTSVYTRPACPCYATMTTHGGRLKCP
- the LOC121990463 gene encoding RING-H2 finger protein ATL80-like, coding for MTSPLRIIQYTGDLTAAEPPASVAVDTDLIVIITSLLCALVCVVGLALVARFASLLRPSPAVAAPESSALLVQAPLAGAGTVNPGITQSILRSLPTLSFGSSSSAGAAAAKKLAELCAICLAEFMDGDRVRVLPQCGHGFHAVCVDMWLGSHQSCPSCRRILVVPPSNRDCDDGEPSSAGEYSPGVP